One genomic window of Nakamurella panacisegetis includes the following:
- a CDS encoding ISL3 family transposase, translated as MADSTFATPDLTTFARLDTLGLQVTGQFLEPDRAVLACRAVKGDELCRACGEPGRPRDSTTRRLAHEPFGWRPTILLVTVRRFRCDGCGLVWRQDTSAAAEPRARLSRGGLRWALTALVCQHLTVARIAEALGVSWNTANDAVLTEGRRVLISDPSRFDGVRVIGVDEHVWRHTRRGDKFVTVIIDLTPVRDRTGPARLLDMVEGRSKQVFKTWLSQRPETWRTGVEVVAMDGFTGFKTAAVEELDEVTVVMDPFHVVRLAGQCLELCRRRIQLATTGHRGHSGDPLYSARRTLSTGADLLTEKQQLRIAELFANEQHLAVEATWGVYQIMISAYRDPNRAAGKNRIRQLIDSLASGVPAALIEVRTLGRTLRKRASDILAYFDRPGTSNGPTEAINGRLEHLRGSALGFRSLTNYIARSLMETGGFRPGLHLRLR; from the coding sequence ATGGCTGACTCTACTTTTGCGACCCCTGATCTGACCACGTTCGCCCGGCTGGACACGCTCGGTCTGCAGGTGACCGGGCAGTTTCTGGAGCCGGACCGGGCGGTGTTGGCCTGTCGAGCCGTCAAGGGGGACGAGCTGTGTCGGGCGTGTGGTGAGCCCGGCCGGCCGCGGGATTCCACCACCCGGCGGCTGGCGCACGAGCCCTTCGGGTGGCGACCGACGATCCTTTTGGTCACCGTCCGCCGGTTCCGCTGCGACGGCTGCGGTTTGGTGTGGCGGCAGGACACCTCGGCGGCGGCCGAACCGCGGGCCCGGCTCTCGCGCGGCGGGTTGCGGTGGGCCCTGACTGCGCTGGTCTGCCAGCACCTAACCGTCGCCAGGATCGCTGAGGCACTGGGCGTTTCATGGAACACCGCCAACGACGCGGTACTGACCGAGGGCCGGCGGGTGCTGATCAGCGACCCGAGCCGCTTCGACGGGGTCAGGGTCATCGGCGTGGACGAGCACGTGTGGCGGCACACCCGCCGGGGGGACAAATTTGTCACCGTCATCATCGACCTGACCCCGGTCCGGGACCGGACCGGGCCGGCCCGGCTCCTGGACATGGTGGAGGGCCGGTCCAAACAGGTGTTCAAGACGTGGCTGTCCCAGCGGCCCGAGACGTGGCGCACTGGTGTGGAAGTCGTCGCGATGGACGGGTTCACCGGTTTCAAGACCGCCGCCGTGGAGGAACTCGACGAAGTCACCGTGGTGATGGACCCGTTCCACGTCGTGCGCCTGGCCGGGCAATGCCTGGAGCTGTGCCGACGGCGGATCCAACTGGCCACCACCGGCCACCGGGGCCACTCCGGCGACCCGCTGTATTCAGCTCGCCGCACCTTGAGTACCGGCGCCGACCTGCTCACCGAGAAACAGCAACTGCGAATCGCGGAACTGTTCGCGAATGAGCAGCATCTGGCCGTGGAAGCCACCTGGGGCGTCTACCAAATCATGATCAGCGCCTACCGTGACCCCAACCGGGCGGCCGGGAAGAACCGGATCCGGCAGCTGATCGACTCCCTCGCCAGCGGCGTCCCGGCCGCTCTGATCGAGGTCCGCACCCTCGGCCGAACCTTGAGGAAACGAGCCAGCGACATCCTGGCCTACTTCGACCGCCCGGGCACCAGCAACGGACCGACCGAAGCGATCAACGGCCGCCTTGAACACCTCCGCGGCTCCGCGTTGGGCTTCCGCAGCCTCACCAACTACATCGCCCGATCACTCATGGAAACCGGCGGATTCAGACCCGGACTACACCTTCGATTGCGATGA
- a CDS encoding DUF1059 domain-containing protein: MAKMIRCECGFVVRGDTDDQVVGAIREHMAADHPALLKAVSRQDLLGWIQVE; encoded by the coding sequence ATGGCGAAGATGATCCGCTGCGAGTGCGGATTCGTAGTCCGCGGTGACACCGACGATCAGGTCGTGGGTGCGATCCGGGAACATATGGCCGCCGACCATCCGGCGTTGTTGAAGGCGGTCAGCCGACAGGACCTGCTCGGTTGGATCCAGGTCGAGTAG
- a CDS encoding AfsR/SARP family transcriptional regulator produces MTLASRPVRIQICGQLAVERDGQRLDTALPGRQGRLLFIYLVANRHRHIPRDELAEALWREPDPAAFDARLNPLISKLRRVLGAEAVEGRATLRLCMPGAWVDLEAALDAIHHAESAVAQRDWSRAWGPVLVALFAAERGFLPGEDAAWINEIRNQLDMLRLRALECYAAAELGIAGTELAGAERAGRQLIRLAPLRESGYRYLMQALTAQDNLAEALEVYQRLCDTLRDQLGVSPSPATRNLYQRLLSAT; encoded by the coding sequence GTGACCTTGGCGTCGCGGCCAGTGCGGATCCAGATCTGCGGGCAGCTCGCCGTCGAACGCGACGGGCAGCGCCTGGATACAGCTCTGCCCGGGCGGCAGGGCCGACTGCTGTTCATCTATCTGGTCGCCAACCGGCACCGCCACATCCCGCGGGACGAGTTGGCCGAGGCATTGTGGCGCGAGCCCGATCCCGCCGCCTTCGACGCCCGACTCAACCCGCTGATCTCCAAACTCCGCCGCGTACTGGGCGCCGAGGCTGTGGAGGGCCGCGCCACCCTACGGCTCTGCATGCCAGGCGCCTGGGTCGACCTGGAAGCCGCACTCGACGCGATCCACCACGCCGAGTCCGCCGTCGCGCAACGAGACTGGAGCCGCGCCTGGGGGCCGGTCCTGGTCGCGCTGTTCGCCGCCGAACGGGGGTTCCTCCCAGGTGAAGACGCGGCATGGATCAACGAGATCCGAAACCAACTCGACATGCTGCGGCTACGCGCCTTGGAGTGCTACGCCGCCGCTGAACTCGGCATCGCCGGAACCGAGCTCGCCGGCGCGGAACGAGCCGGGCGGCAACTCATCCGACTCGCCCCACTACGTGAGAGCGGCTACCGCTACCTCATGCAAGCCCTCACCGCCCAGGACAACCTCGCCGAAGCTCTGGAGGTGTACCAGCGGCTCTGCGACACACTGCGCGACCAGCTCGGGGTTTCACCGAGCCCGGCCACCCGCAACCTCTACCAACGCCTCCTATCCGCAACCTGA
- a CDS encoding cupin domain-containing protein — protein MPELNRTGLIRMSLDEPEEVRTFEAGSGQLELVNLHAGPVGRATFQPGWRWSTHVKPIAATESCQAAHTGYFVSGRMKVVMTDSGEEIEYGPGDFAIMAPGHDAWILGDEPCVVIDWQGFADYAKPHN, from the coding sequence ATGCCTGAACTGAACCGCACCGGACTGATCCGGATGAGCCTGGACGAGCCCGAGGAGGTCCGCACGTTCGAGGCCGGCAGCGGTCAACTCGAACTGGTCAACCTGCACGCCGGACCGGTTGGCCGGGCCACCTTCCAGCCTGGCTGGCGCTGGTCGACCCACGTCAAGCCGATCGCCGCCACCGAGTCCTGCCAGGCAGCGCACACCGGCTACTTCGTCTCCGGTCGGATGAAGGTTGTCATGACCGACAGCGGCGAAGAGATCGAGTACGGCCCAGGCGACTTCGCCATCATGGCACCCGGCCACGACGCGTGGATCCTCGGCGACGAGCCCTGCGTGGTCATCGACTGGCAAGGCTTCGCCGACTACGCCAAACCGCACAACTGA
- a CDS encoding SRPBCC family protein, which produces MSSDYRFLTFWRVGGTVQEVMAVLGDPQALPRWWPSVYLSVVEVSGAAPDGTGAVVDLHTKGWLPYTLRWALTVTEPMTDRGFALTATGDLTGTGRWTFTTDGPEVLISYDWQVSATTPLLRRLSWLLKPVFSANHRWAMARGQESLRLELRRRRPPGPGEGPVPPPPPPTFRWLTRRRHHLSPPAH; this is translated from the coding sequence ATGAGCAGTGATTACCGGTTCCTCACCTTCTGGAGGGTGGGCGGCACCGTGCAAGAGGTGATGGCGGTCCTAGGTGACCCCCAGGCTCTGCCCAGGTGGTGGCCGTCGGTGTATCTGAGCGTCGTCGAAGTCAGCGGCGCGGCACCGGATGGAACAGGCGCGGTGGTTGACCTTCACACCAAGGGCTGGCTTCCGTACACGCTGCGGTGGGCGCTGACGGTCACCGAGCCGATGACCGACAGGGGCTTCGCGCTGACCGCGACGGGGGACCTGACGGGAACTGGTCGGTGGACCTTCACCACCGACGGACCGGAGGTCCTGATCAGTTACGACTGGCAGGTCAGCGCCACCACACCGCTCCTGCGCCGGTTGAGCTGGCTGCTCAAGCCGGTCTTCTCCGCCAACCATCGTTGGGCCATGGCCCGCGGCCAGGAAAGCCTTCGGTTGGAGTTGCGTCGAAGGCGGCCACCCGGTCCGGGCGAAGGACCGGTACCGCCGCCACCGCCGCCGACGTTCCGGTGGCTCACCCGGCGACGCCACCACCTATCCCCGCCGGCCCACTAG
- a CDS encoding toll/interleukin-1 receptor domain-containing protein → MTDSQHVFVSYVHEDSDRVDLLCKVLEAAQIPYWRDRNNLGPGDAWKTKIREAIQSNALVFLPCFSERSRAKSTTHMNEELTLAVDEFRKMPPGRVWLMPVRFDDGPVPVWDLGAGRSLGDLNYVDLFGDAYAVGAAALVAAVSRLMGESGPDAATVQAAVAQADEGDRPSLVRRLTKEMLPDPARRIELDDTIRQETRTVLTALDDSQRFPIDTLPGATRDQQIVSVVEYATAIWHLVQPFCESLQVATRWADLTQLAPWTAGLRSFGSDATKVRAGFPVITDLRHIPLLVSTMAVGLTGVGSDRWENVKALVVDPTVTGRGSETAESLINVSTPWSPFANLDMTAHALARATVFGEEPAAALAVFTVGRVGQYHTPVNEWLHAILRPMFLDLFPDDETYNQEFDRAEIMLGLISADIGLQRAEGTGSSWRRSRWFGRSTWRAGHSHPNMLAIASSQLDLQQADWAPLRGGLFGRDPARARAAIDTYRTTFDQVSNERSW, encoded by the coding sequence ATGACGGATTCGCAACACGTGTTCGTGTCGTACGTGCATGAGGACTCTGACCGGGTCGACCTTCTCTGCAAGGTGCTGGAAGCAGCGCAGATCCCTTACTGGAGAGACCGCAACAACCTTGGGCCCGGTGACGCGTGGAAAACCAAGATCCGCGAGGCCATCCAGTCGAACGCGTTGGTCTTCTTGCCGTGTTTTTCGGAGCGCTCACGCGCCAAAAGCACGACCCACATGAACGAAGAACTCACTCTCGCAGTGGATGAGTTCCGGAAGATGCCGCCCGGCCGAGTCTGGTTGATGCCCGTCCGATTCGACGATGGGCCGGTACCCGTCTGGGACCTGGGAGCAGGGCGATCCCTCGGCGACCTCAATTACGTCGACCTCTTCGGCGACGCATACGCGGTGGGCGCGGCCGCGCTCGTAGCCGCGGTCAGCCGACTCATGGGCGAGTCTGGTCCCGATGCGGCGACCGTGCAAGCCGCGGTAGCGCAAGCCGACGAAGGCGACCGTCCTTCTCTGGTCCGCCGCCTGACGAAGGAAATGCTGCCGGACCCCGCCCGCCGCATCGAACTAGACGACACCATTAGGCAAGAAACGCGCACGGTACTGACAGCACTTGACGATTCTCAGCGGTTTCCGATTGATACTCTTCCGGGCGCCACTAGGGACCAGCAAATCGTTAGCGTGGTCGAATATGCAACGGCTATCTGGCATCTCGTGCAGCCATTCTGCGAGTCTCTGCAGGTTGCCACCCGATGGGCCGACCTCACGCAGCTTGCGCCTTGGACCGCTGGCCTCCGCTCCTTTGGCAGCGACGCAACGAAGGTGCGAGCTGGGTTCCCCGTGATCACGGATCTACGTCATATCCCTTTGCTGGTCAGCACGATGGCTGTTGGTCTGACTGGCGTGGGCAGCGACCGGTGGGAGAACGTTAAGGCGCTAGTTGTTGACCCCACGGTCACCGGGCGCGGGTCAGAGACCGCCGAGTCCTTGATAAACGTTTCCACCCCGTGGTCCCCCTTTGCTAACCTGGATATGACCGCACATGCTCTTGCCCGCGCCACCGTGTTTGGCGAAGAACCAGCCGCCGCGCTCGCTGTATTCACAGTCGGCAGGGTTGGCCAGTACCACACTCCAGTCAATGAGTGGCTACACGCAATCCTCCGTCCAATGTTTCTTGATCTATTTCCGGACGACGAAACTTATAACCAGGAATTCGACCGCGCAGAGATCATGCTGGGCCTGATCTCAGCGGACATTGGCCTCCAGCGGGCGGAAGGTACCGGCTCGTCGTGGCGGAGGTCTCGCTGGTTCGGACGATCAACATGGCGGGCCGGCCATTCGCACCCCAACATGTTGGCGATCGCCTCGAGCCAGCTCGACCTACAGCAGGCCGACTGGGCGCCGCTTCGCGGCGGCCTATTCGGCCGTGACCCGGCGCGCGCCCGGGCCGCAATCGATACGTACAGGACGACATTTGACCAGGTGAGCAACGAGCGCTCCTGGTAG
- a CDS encoding IS3 family transposase (programmed frameshift), giving the protein MGSEVSPGKPTTRRYSPAEKEQAVRLVRQLRSELGTDQGTVHRVARQLGYGAESVRSWVRQADIDDGRKPGVSTSEASRIAELEQENRELKRANEILKRAAKFLRGGARPPTQEVVAFIDANRAEFGVEPIITTLASAEVTIAPSSYYAAKTRPPSARQQRDEQLIPQLRALWQGNYRVYGARKLWKAARRAGHDIGRDQVARLMRAAGIQGVRRGRQIRTTRPDPAAPRHPDLVKRNFTAKEPNQLWVTDLTYVPTWSGIAYVCFLVDVYSRMIVGWRVAGHMRTETVLDAIEMARWSRGTRIDGLRCHSDAGSQFTSIRYGERLAEIGATPSIGTVGDSFDNALAETVNGYYKAELIYGPGRPGPWRTVEDVELATLGWVHWHNTARLHGYLGDLPPAEYEATFYATKRTDQPLAGIQ; this is encoded by the exons ATGGGATCTGAGGTTTCACCGGGCAAGCCGACCACCCGTCGGTATTCGCCTGCGGAGAAGGAGCAGGCGGTCCGGCTGGTCCGGCAGTTGCGCTCCGAACTGGGCACCGATCAAGGGACCGTGCACCGGGTCGCGCGGCAGCTCGGTTACGGCGCTGAGTCGGTGCGGTCCTGGGTGCGGCAGGCCGACATCGACGACGGACGCAAGCCGGGAGTGTCGACCAGCGAGGCGAGCCGGATCGCCGAGCTGGAGCAGGAGAACCGAGAATTGAAGCGCGCCAACGAGATTCTGAAGCGGGCAGCCA AGTTTCTTCGGGGCGGAGCTCGACCGCCAACACAAGAAGTAGTCGCGTTCATCGACGCCAACCGCGCCGAGTTCGGAGTCGAGCCGATCATCACCACGCTGGCCAGCGCCGAGGTGACGATCGCTCCGAGCAGCTACTACGCCGCCAAGACCCGGCCGCCCTCAGCGCGCCAACAGCGGGACGAGCAGCTGATCCCGCAGCTGCGCGCCCTGTGGCAGGGCAACTATCGGGTCTACGGCGCTCGGAAACTGTGGAAGGCCGCCCGTCGGGCCGGGCACGACATCGGTCGGGACCAGGTTGCCCGGCTGATGCGCGCAGCCGGGATCCAGGGTGTCCGCCGCGGCCGGCAGATCCGCACGACCCGCCCGGACCCGGCGGCGCCGCGGCACCCGGACCTGGTGAAACGGAACTTCACCGCGAAGGAACCGAACCAGCTGTGGGTGACCGACCTGACGTATGTCCCGACGTGGTCCGGCATCGCCTACGTGTGTTTCCTGGTCGATGTGTATTCGCGGATGATCGTGGGGTGGCGGGTCGCGGGCCATATGCGGACCGAGACGGTCCTGGATGCGATCGAGATGGCCCGGTGGAGCCGCGGCACCCGGATCGACGGGTTGCGCTGTCACAGCGACGCCGGCAGTCAATTTACATCCATCCGGTACGGCGAGCGGCTGGCCGAGATCGGTGCCACCCCGTCGATCGGGACTGTCGGGGACTCGTTCGACAATGCGTTGGCCGAGACCGTGAACGGTTACTACAAGGCCGAGTTGATCTACGGACCCGGACGACCCGGACCGTGGCGGACCGTCGAAGATGTCGAGTTGGCGACCCTGGGCTGGGTGCACTGGCACAACACGGCCCGGCTGCACGGCTACCTCGGCGATCTACCACCAGCAGAGTACGAAGCCACGTTCTACGCTACGAAACGGACCGACCAACCCCTGGCCGGAATCCAATAG
- a CDS encoding ribbon-helix-helix domain-containing protein, whose amino-acid sequence MKLSVSLPDDDVAVLDEHARRAGLGSRSAALHQAIRLLRRSSLEDDYAAAWEDWDRSGEREMWETTASDGLS is encoded by the coding sequence ATGAAACTGAGCGTTAGCCTGCCCGATGACGATGTGGCTGTGCTGGATGAGCACGCCCGTAGGGCAGGATTGGGATCTCGATCGGCGGCTCTGCACCAGGCCATTCGATTGTTGCGCCGGTCCAGTCTGGAAGACGACTATGCGGCGGCCTGGGAGGACTGGGACCGGTCAGGTGAGCGTGAGATGTGGGAGACGACGGCATCCGACGGGTTGTCCTGA
- a CDS encoding type II toxin-antitoxin system PemK/MazF family toxin — MMRRGEIRLVDLDPVRGSEANKQRPAVVVSNDRANSAAARLGRGVVTVVPLTSNTARVFPFQVLIPADAVGLRVASKAQAEQVRSVAVERVGPSLGLLQASLLAEIDDALRLHLDL, encoded by the coding sequence CTGATGCGTCGCGGCGAGATTCGGCTGGTCGATTTGGATCCTGTCAGGGGCAGCGAGGCCAACAAGCAGCGGCCCGCGGTGGTGGTGAGCAACGATCGGGCTAACTCCGCCGCTGCGAGGCTGGGTCGCGGCGTTGTCACCGTGGTGCCCCTGACCAGTAACACCGCTCGGGTGTTCCCGTTCCAGGTGCTGATTCCCGCCGACGCTGTCGGTCTGCGCGTGGCCTCCAAGGCCCAGGCCGAACAGGTCCGTTCCGTCGCGGTCGAGCGGGTGGGGCCATCTCTGGGGCTGCTACAGGCATCCTTGTTGGCCGAGATCGACGACGCACTTCGTCTCCATCTAGATCTCTAG
- a CDS encoding tyrosine-type recombinase/integrase: MHELAAASGKYGSLVLTLAYCGLRWGEATGLRVMDVSLSQRRLAIAQNAVGLGAHVHVGTPKTHHRRTVPVPAFRIQRLAELCEDRQPSDLVFQAPKGGYLRQPNGTLGWFEKAWQDAGVPRLTPHDLRHTAASLAVSAGANVTPYLPRLCPFRAREPDKTDRTGVFSQVTEVGPEGLEPSLART; encoded by the coding sequence GTGCACGAGCTGGCCGCTGCGTCTGGGAAGTACGGCTCACTGGTGTTGACGCTCGCCTACTGCGGATTGCGCTGGGGCGAGGCCACCGGGCTGCGGGTCATGGACGTGAGCCTGAGCCAGCGCCGCCTCGCCATCGCCCAGAACGCGGTCGGCCTTGGTGCGCACGTGCACGTCGGAACGCCCAAGACCCACCACCGGCGGACAGTTCCCGTGCCGGCCTTCCGCATCCAACGGCTGGCCGAACTGTGCGAGGACAGGCAACCCAGCGATCTGGTGTTCCAGGCCCCGAAAGGTGGCTACCTGCGGCAGCCGAACGGCACCCTCGGCTGGTTCGAGAAGGCGTGGCAGGACGCCGGCGTTCCCCGGCTCACCCCGCACGACCTCCGGCACACCGCCGCTTCGCTGGCAGTGTCCGCCGGTGCCAACGTCACGCCGTATCTGCCCAGGTTGTGCCCATTCCGTGCCCGCGAACCGGACAAAACGGATAGAACGGGGGTGTTTTCGCAGGTCACAGAAGTGGGGCCGGAGGGACTCGAACCCTCACTGGCACGGACCTAA